In Nymphaea colorata isolate Beijing-Zhang1983 chromosome 3, ASM883128v2, whole genome shotgun sequence, a genomic segment contains:
- the LOC116250656 gene encoding probable indole-3-acetic acid-amido synthetase GH3.1 has product MSASGRDVELLEFIEVATKNPDDVQKSVLAEILSQNARTEYLQQRCDLGGSTDRQTFKAKVPMVTYDDLKPDILRIANGDRSPILSAHPISEFLTSSGTSAGERKLMPTIQQDLDRRQFLYDLLIPVMNKFVPGLDKGKGLYFLFVKTDTKTQGGLSARPVLTSYYKSELFKGRKFNPYLVYTSPTEAILCSDSFQSMYSQMFCGLLQHQEVLRVGAVFASGLLRAIRFLQVHWQDLALDIERGTLNVKITDPSIRAAVAKLIKPDPNTARFVRDNCSDQNWEGIITKIWPRTKYLDVIVTGAMAQYIPTLNYYGGGLPLVCTMYASSECYFGLNLNPLSHPSEVSYTIMPNMGYFEFLPHDLDQPHEQSHTELLDLADLQLGKEYELVVTTYSGLYRYRVGDILRVSGFHNSAPQFHFVRRKNVALSIDSDKTDEAELQKAVEAASNRLMKDNHARIVEYTSYADTITIPGHYVIFFELASDKGPDPAPVPVEVMEECCLAMEEELNSVYRQGRVCDQSIGPLEIKVVQRGTFEELMEHAISRGASINQYKAPRCVTFAPILEMLDSRVVSSHFSPVLPHWSPTRRH; this is encoded by the exons ATGAGTGCGAGCGGGAGGGACGTTGAGCTTCTGGAGTTCATAGAGGTGGCGACGAAGAATCCGGACGATGTGCAGAAGAGTGTGCTGGCGGAGATACTGAGCCAGAACGCCCGCACTGAGTACCTGCAGCAGCGGTGCGACCTCGGAGGAAGCACCGATCGCCAGACCTTCAAGGCCAAGGTCCCCATGGTCACCTACGATGACCTCAAGCCTGACATCCTGCGCATCGCCAACGGCGACCGCTCCCCTATCCTATCTGCTCACCCCATCTCCGAGTTCCTCACCAG TTCCGGTACGTCCGCTGGTGAGCGGAAGCTCATGCCTACAATTCAGCAAGATCTTGATCGACGTCAGTTCCTTTACGATCTTCTCATTCCTGTCATGAACAA GTTTGTTCCAGGACTAGACAAAGGAAAAGGGCTGTACTTCCTCTTCGTCAAGACCGACACAAAGACACAAGGAGGCCTGTCGGCCCGCCCTGTCCTCACCAGCTATTACAAGAGCGAGCTCTTCAAGGGAAGGAAGTTCAACCCTTACCTGGTCTACACCAGCCCAACGGAGGCCATCCTCTGCTCCGACTCCTTCCAGAGCATGTACTCACAGATGTTCTGTGGCCTCCTGCAGCACCAAGAGGTCCTCCGCGTCGGTGCCGTCTTCGCCTCAGGCCTCCTCCGTGCCATCCGCTTCCTCCAGGTACACTGGCAAGATCTCGCCCTCGACATCGAGAGGGGCACACTCAATGTGAAGATCACGGACCCATCAATCCGAGCCGCGGTAGCCAAGCTAATCAAGCCGGACCCGAACACGGCTAGGTTCGTTCGGGACAACTGCTCGGACCAAAACTGGGAAGGTATCATCACCAAGATCTGGCCTCGAACAAAGTACCTCGACGTGATTGTGACTGGTGCCATGGCTCAGTACATCCCCACACTCAACTACTACGGGGGTGGCCTACCACTGGTCTGCACCATGTATGCCTCCTCAGAGTGCTACTTTGGCCTCAACCTGAACCCACTTTCCCACCCATCTGAGGTCTCCTACACCATCATGCCGAACATGGGCTACTTCGAGTTCCTTCCCCACGACCTGGACCAGCCTCATGAGCAGAGCCACACCGAGCTCCTCGACCTTGCCGACCTTCAACTTGGCAAGGAGTACGAGCTCGTTGTCACCACCTACTCCGGCCTGTACCGCTACCGCGTCGGTGACATCCTCCGAGTCAGCGGCTTCCACAATTCCGCCCCTCAGTTCCACTTTGTTCGAAGGAAGAACGTGGCTCTGAGCATCGACTCGGATAAGACCGACGAGGCCGAGCTGCAGAAGGCGGTCGAGGCGGCGTCGAACCGTCTGATGAAGGACAACCACGCAAGGATCGTGGAGTACACCAGCTATGCCGACACAATAACCATACCGGGTCACTACGTCATATTCTTCGAGCTGGCGTCGGACAAGGGCCCGGATCCGGCACCGGTGCCGGTGGAGGTGATGGAGGAGTGCTGCCTTGCCATGGAGGAAGAGCTCAACTCAGTGTATAGACAAGGGAGGGTGTGCGACCAGTCGATTGGGCCGCTTGAAATAAAAGTGGTGCAGCGCGGCACGTTTGAGGAGCTAATGGAGCATGCCATCTCCAGAGGCGCCTCCATTAACCAGTACAAGGCCCCTAGGTGTGTCACTTTCGCTCCCATCTTGGAAATGCTGGACTCAAGGGTCGTATCCTCCCACTTCAGTCCAGTCCTGCCTCATTGGTCCCCAACTCGTCGCCATTAA